A stretch of the Ostrea edulis chromosome 9, xbOstEdul1.1, whole genome shotgun sequence genome encodes the following:
- the LOC125658437 gene encoding uncharacterized protein LOC125658437, with amino-acid sequence MASKQLVPEQQSFVRLTFACVDEVRVVLGDILYSQIPPEQLYRKIHSNRHGLIGNNRFSPEQLKLCYIPGPLLPNYKSFDVTLLYKLIRNLCPILQPSQGWGQQPQQMHINVGDDIERLRIFRNELVGHIESSSVSIDVFDSRWRELEHVFKRIQAFFALNGITKDFVEQLACIKRTDFGLQDYEKNELRLLIERNRPTDTPKLTLQCGEQKNCGESAIFEVTVGDDDLSNNWPVTWQKCIGAMTEQLDTSTRRYSGSSSRRLVIPRVSKSDQGEYRATVLREVRGTHIQIPSNPIYLTVTGDIPILEIGDAFSQENRLTIRYSVNVNDQSPAVDSVVWTKNGEPLQKNADKYCGGQLMDTYLMIYSPTSIDIGQYSCKVSNEVGFIMKSIHLNVPSVSIADDLQVPVGNPITIKATIQSCPTPVSAIWQKNAGINKDDFENLDINDSKYFGSKNDPEDPRLVIPKATHEDDIYYRLVVSNGIGQSTSNTAFLKLIGDLPSVSVHHETNILEKSVRFVCEMAVPIDSPEVSDVFWTKDDIKIDIPGSGGKYSGGSIVDPSLTIKSVNSTDKGGYQCCVSNSLGKMCSETILLDLPTIKLAAPAVDEKHGTITYNAAIKSIPVALKAEWKVKQDPSSDFQAIHTHGLVYRGSTVALPRPKLVVHKYKAEQRNSFQLEVLNFIGCSTRNIEDEIKKNTESTINKEISDSLKNFYSKRGSNVLFASLSNELVKLFPEDKLGAIKHVLLGLSEVDEESIKETRSVRDLFMLLQEKKLFTKTDVIFMQYLLKQTDCKILYDKCIEYAREQGALCFFEKPPENGYKHVQFHVAGDFEAYSEEDIRKIRETVAAILGCKRDDVVKEGIRPANSFILVLAIKETLISKFLAMNQHHMEQLRDLKVDYFILDKNLRNIAVTEKPTPLEGDELENTPGFERNTFIDRERKSKAFPTVVSFSQNNRSLRITIPRLKEVYHISVVTSDILWVSDNDGSLLQVDSAGCVVRIKHSETGSHTVTEDGDLLFIDDDKVHKLTSDGTDTTLLTTDWRPRCVYSSRINGEILVGSSGKVTRYDKKGQKLQVIKEDEKGRKLYGLPCYITENKNGDVWTSDMLKNIVVVVDKSRHHRFDYTGRQSDNTGRQYQSDFDPRGICTDILGHVLVCDYYDDSVHLLDQDGHFLSLLLTRKQHGLHSPTALCVDDQHNLYLGMQSSNVINVYKYLVDTEVE; translated from the exons ATGGCATCGAAACAGCTGGTACCTGAACAGCAAAGCTTTGTTCGACTAACTTTTGCCTGCGTGGACGAGGTTCGAGTAGTGTTGGGCGATATTTTATACAGTCAGATACCACCAGAACAACTTTACAGGAAAATCCACTCGAATAGACATGGGCTGATCGGAAATAACAGATTCAGTCCGGAACAATTAAAACTTTGTTACATACCAGGTCCTCTTCTCCCAAACTATAAAAGTTTTGATGTTACCTTACTGTACAAGCTGATTCGGAATCTGTGTCCAATATTACAACCTTCTCAAGGATGGGGACAACAACCTCAACAGATGCACATCAATGTTGGGGATGATATCGAACGCCTCAGAATCTTTAGAAATGAATTGGTTGGACATATTGAATCTTCTAGTGTATCTATTGATGTATTTGATTCCAGATGGCGTGAACTGGAACATGTTTTCAAGAGGATACAGGCATTTTTTGCATTAAATGGAATAACAAAAGACTTCGTGGAACAActtgcatgtatcaaacgaaccGACTTTGGCTTGCAGGACTATGAAAAAAATGAACTTCGTCTGTTGATTGAACGTAATAGGCCTACAGATACACCAAAATTAACATTACAATGCGGTGAACAAAAAAATTGCGGAGAAAGTGCAATTTTTGAGGTAACGGTTGGAGATGATGATTTGTCTAATAACTGGCCTGTCACTTGGCAAAAATGTATAGGAGCCATGACAGAACAACTGGACACCAGCACACGGAGGTACAGCGGTAGCTCCAGTAGGCGGTTAGTCATACCAAGAGTTTCAAAGAGTGACCAAGGAGAGTATCGAGCAACTGTTTTACGTGAAGTGAGAGGAACACACATCCAAATTCCCAGTAATCCAATCTACCTTACGGTGACAGGAG ATATACCAATTCTGGAGATAGGAGATGCTTTCTCTCAGGAAAACCGGTTAACCATTCGTTACAGTGTTAATGTCAACGATCAATCCCCGGCTGTAGACAGCGTTGTATGGACCAAAAATGGAGAACCGTTACAGAAAAATGCAGATAAGTACTGTGGGGGACAATTAATGGATACATACTTAATGATATATTCTCCAACGTCGATTGATATTGGTCAGTACAGTTGTAAAGTTTCCAATGAAGTGGGATTCATCATGAAGTCCATACATCTGA ATGTTCCTTCGGTATCCATTGCTGATGATCTTCAAGTCCCTGTTGGAAATCCCATCACTATTAAAGCTACCATTCAGTCTTGTCCAACACCAGTATCAGCAATATGGCAGAAAAATGCAGGAATTAACAAAGATGATTTCGAAAATCTAGACATTAATGACTCCAAATATTTCGGGAGTAAAAATGATCCAGAAGATCCGCGACTTGTCATACCAAAAGCAACGCATGAAGATGATATATATTACCGACTGGTTGTGTCGAACGGGATAGGCCAAAGTACAAGTAATACGGCTTTCCTGAAACTTATAGGAG ATCTTCCGTCGGTATCTGTTCACCACGAAACAAATATTTTGGAGAAAAGTGTTAGATTTGTATGTGAAATGGCAGTGCCAATCGATTCCCCAGAAGTTTCTGATGTCTTTTGGACAAAGGACGACATAAAGATTGACATTCCAGGAAGCGGAGGAAAATACTCAGGAGGAAGTATTGTTGATCCCTCACTAACTATCAAGTCAGTGAACTCAACCGATAAGGGAGGTTATCAGTGTTGCGTATCTAACTCCTTGGGGAAGATGTGCAGTGAGACCATTCTTCTCG ATTTACCTACAATCAAATTAGCCGCTCCAGCCGTTGATGAAAAGCACGGAACAATCACATACAACGCTGCGATAAAATCCATCCCTGTTGCTCTTAAAGCGGAATGGAAAGTCAAACAAGATCCTAGTAGCGACTTCCAAGCAATACATACGCATGGCCTGGTATACAGAGGGTCAACAGTAGCCTTGCCTCGTCCAAAGCTGGTAGTCCACAAATACAAGGCGGAACAACGTAACTCATTTCAGCTTGAAGTTCTGAATTTCATTGGATGTAGTACAAGGAATATAGAAG ATGAAATCAAGAAGAATACTGAGTCAACTATAAATAAAG agATTTCAGATTCGTTGAAAAACTTCTACAGCAAAAGAGGGTCCAACGTTCTCTTTGCCAGCCTCAGTAACGAGCTTGTAAAGTTATTTCCAGAAGACAAACTTGGTGCAATTAAACACGTTCTTCTCG GATTAAGTGAGGTTGATGAGGAATCAATAAAGGAGACTAGATCTGTCAGGGACCTGTTCATGCTTCTTCAGGAGAAAAAACTCTTCACAAAGACAGACGTGATTTTTATGCAGTATTTGCTCAAACAGACCGATTGTAAAATATTATATGACAAATGCATTGAATATGCTAGAGAACAGGGAGCACTGTGCTTCTTCGAAAAACCTCCAG AAAATGGCTACAAACACGTCCAGTTTCACGTGGCAGGAGATTTTGAAGCATACTCAGAAGAGGATATCCGGAAGATAAGAGAAACAGTCGCCGCTATTTTGGGCTGCAAAAGAGATGATGTTGTTAAGGAGGGCATTCGCCCCGCTAACAGCTTTATATTAGTTCTAGCCATAAAGGAAACACTCATCAGCAAATTCTTGGCTATGAATCAACATCATATGGAACAACTTCGCGATTTGAAAGTTGACTACTTTATTTTAGATAAAAATCTAAGAA ACATTGCTGTGACAGAAAAACCGACACCGTTGGAAGGAGATGAACTTGAAAACACGCCAGGGTTTGAGAGAAACACGTTCATAGACAGGGAAAGGAAATCCAAAGCATTTCCAACAG ttgTGTCATTTTCCCAAAACAATCGTTCACTCCGTATCACCATCCCTCGTTTGAAGGAAGTTTATCATATCTCGGTTGTGACGTCCGACATATTGTGGGTGAGTGATAATGACGGGAGTCTTCTACAGGTGGACTCTGCCGGATGCGTTGTGAGAATTAAGCATAGTGAAACAGGAAGTCACACTGTCACAGAGGACGGGGATCTGCTGTTTATAGACGACGATAAAGTCCATAAGTTAACATCAGACGGGACCGACACCACACTGCTCACAACAGACTGGAGACCACGTTGTGTCTACTCTTCACGTATCAACGGTGAGATATTGGTGGGGAGTTCTGGGAAAGTGACGAGGTACGACAAAAAAGGACAGAAACTCCAAGTCATTAAGGAGGACGAAAAGGGACGGAAACTATATGGACTACCATGTTATATCACGGAAAACAAGAATGGAGATGTCTGGACTTCTGACATGTTGAAGAATATAGTAGTAGTGGTAGATAAATCAAGGCATCATAGGTTTGACTACACAGGTCGTCAGTCTGACAATACAGGTCGTCAGTATCAGTCGGACTTTGATCCCCGTGGTATCTGCACTGACATCCTCGGACACGTACTCGTCTGCGATTATTATGACGACAGCGTCCACCTCCTCGATCAGGACGGTCATTTTCTGTCACTACTGCTGACACGAAAACAACATGGATTACATTCTCCCACTGCTCTGTGTGTGGATGACCAACACAACCTCTATTTGGGAATGCAGAGCAGTAACGTGATAAATGTTTATAAGTATCTTGTTGATACCGAGGTCgagtaa
- the LOC125658444 gene encoding RING finger protein 145-like, which yields MSVSSVNDRLLTRLSIVLRQPAFFLIEAWLLSSSEKAIHKYFVDSLVLVVATAVILLPQDHLFSVYKYLAGAALMFMMHFYTHDLIDKSTNNEEVDSTEIILVFIILGLAGLLVIYLFQEKAWKKYILMAYHVPIITASLQIHHTNTIYLFNLAEGLVCSYFIYLVGNMLITGVDKMKKQVSRWIYLVNIFGFFPVIKSIVGSIYFTRQLLLFCFVSFAYKLHYFTTQTSDVTLVALSKLDWTTFLFVIAGQCCKTYLGLVSMCVAISFMSHCLFRLVNLYLYGWKSPVTDPDFSHEVIGVVAFVLSVSAGITISSKTFKDFVVKGFVIKIISMYTASNVINCTYELVDPGILTFSALPTSKPFKHIRGLTVYISFMISTIFIMYTIQQYDIMFIFIPVIITGVSTCLQVMASIVIYFLFVYDGLCSHPMEYLDDIIYYIRATVQVLDFVGSVILAGRGIWVIKTGAFSWIEIPFFILFCYTNVWERLQNGWKIFLLRKDAVQKLNALKAATKDQIRDCDDVCAICIRQMSSAKITPCGHLFHETCLKKWIYVRDSCPLCLRKLYNISPDRSL from the exons ATGTCTGTCTCGTCCGTCAACGATCGTCTTCTTACGAGACTGTCCATAGTTTTGAGACAACCAGCCTTTTTCTTAATCGAGGCATGGCTTTTGTCCAGCTCAGAGAAAGCTATCCATAAATATTTCGTGGATTCACTAG TGCTTGTTGTAGCCACGGCCGTCATACTTCTCCCACAGGATCATCTGTTCTCTGTGTACAAGTACTTAGCTGGTGCTGCGCTCATGTTCATGATGCACTTCTACACCCATGATTTGATCGACAAAAGTACAAATAACGAAGAGGTCGACAGCACAGAAATAATTCTCGTTTTCATTATTCTCGGACTAGCAGGGCTGTTGGTTATTTATCTGTTTCAAGAGAAGGCATGGAAAAAGTACATTTTGATGGCGTACCATGTACCAATAATCACGGCATCTTTGCAAATCCACCatacaaacactatatatttgtttaatctGGCAGAGGGACTTGTGTGTTCTTACTTTATATACCTAGTAGGGAATATGCTCATCACTGGTGTTGACAAAATGAAGAAACAGGTTTCTAGATGGATTTATTTAGTAAACATTTTTGGCTTCTTCCCTGTTATAAAGTCCATCGTTGGTTCCATATACTTTACACGACaacttttgttattttgttttgtctCATTTGCTTACAAACTCCATTACTTTACCACACAAACGTCTGATGTGACCTTGGTTGCATTATCCAAGTTGGACTGGACAACCTTTCTCTTTGTGATTGCTGGACAATGCTGCAAGACGTATCTGGGACTTGTTTCGATGTGCGTCGCCATTTCCTTTATGTCCCATTGTCTTTTTCGTCTGGTTAACCTCTATCTTTATGGATGGAAAAGTCCTGTAACCGACCCTGATTTTTCCCATGAAGTGATAGGAGTTGTGGCGTTTGTGCTATCTGTATCTGCAGGGATTACGATATCATCAAAAACTTTTAAGGATTTTGTCGTAAAAGGCTTCGTGATTAAAATTATTTCCATGTACACGGCATCAAATGTCATCAATTGCACGTATGAATTGGTCGATCCAGGGATTCTAACATTTAGTGCCTTGCCAACATCAAAACCATTCAAGCACATCCGAGGACTTACGGTGTACATTTCTTTCATGATATCAACAATCTTTATAATGTACACGATTCAACAATATGATATTATGTTTATATTCATTCCAGTAATTATCACTGGTGTTTCTACGTGTCTCCAAGTAATGGCTTCcattgtgatttattttttgtttgtgtatgatgGCCTTTGCTCGCATCCTATGGAATACTTGGATGACATAATCTACTATATACGCGCCACGGTGCAAGTCCTGGACTTTGTTGGATCCGTTATCTTGGCAGGCCGTGGAATATGGGTTATCAAAACAGGTGCATTTAGCTGGATTGAAATTCCATTTTTTATTCTGTTTTGCTATACAAACGTCTGGGAGAGACTGCAGAATGGCTGGAAAATATTTCTATTAAGAAAAGATGCCGTTCAAAAGTTGAATGCTCTAAAAGCCGCAACAAAGGATCAAATTCGGGATTGTGATGATGTGTGCGCTATATGTATTCGACAAATGTCGTCTGCTAAAATCACCCCCTGTGGACACCTCTTTCATGAGACATGTCTAAAGAAATGGATATACGTGAGAGATTCATGCCCTCTCTGTCTCCGCAAACTATACAACATAAGCCCCGACAGAAGTCTGTAA